The region TTACCGCTATTATGGTCGTCAAAATGATGTAGAACATGATAGTGCTTTAGAGAGTGCATATAACTTCCTCGATCTGGAGATCCATGATGGAGATAATAATGAATCAAGTCATACATAATGTATCCTACAAGCATTCCAGCCATTGTGCAACCCCCAAGACCATAAGGAagtataaaattcaaaaaaaaaaaaattggagtgGCTAAAATACCGGCAGCAACAGGTGGAAACACTAATCGATTACTATCGAAAGGAACCTgaacaaaaaaagtcttaaaattaacttcaaaaCATAAATAAGACAAAGtttgttgacatttttttcttacattCTTCCTATCggttattattgtaataatattagtttatattatttatattatttgcatgtttttctttgtaagcaatttttaaaaccatttatctcaaattttaattttttaaaacttttatttcaatatcttttttttttatttatataaaaaaaaatcactctTGCCTGTTTTTCAATTATGcctaataaactttattatttactaattgaCTAACTTGTGAAGTACGTAAAGTGTCATAATTAACTAACTAGTTGAGTACCTGAAGCgtcataataaaatacttatccTTGTTGTAGTATATATCTTTGATGTAGCGCTTATACTATATCCTTGTTGTAGTACTTAGTTACCACAACTAAGcgtagcaaataaaaaaattaccttgtGATGTTGGCCGTGTAATAGGAAATGCAAAGTAATAAAGAACCATGATTCAGCACTTGGTTGCATATGAAACAAGTAACGATGAAGAATATATTCCGATAGAGACCATAGTGGGATCCCAAGCAAAAAAAAgccgaaagaaaaaaaatacgcAACCTTTTTTTCAGAAGTGTAAAACTCAGAAACAAAATTCTGATAAACTCTAGTAGTCGAATAAAACTGTATTATTATAGCAATCGGTAGCCAAATCAAAGGAATCATCCACcactttgtttttgaaaaaaattcaataaaatcaGAGTCAAACAACcgtaattttttaacaactggaGAGTGCACCcacttgaaataatttttgccaaaCTTGTGTGCTTGGAAAACCATTCCACGTTCCCAATTTACGAgatcctaaaaaaattaaattagcacTTGTAATTTGTAGGAGGCAACATATGGAGCATTCAATTCTTAAATGCAAATTATCTGATGAACAACTAAATCAATTCtaactttgaaaaaagtaaCGAACGACGCATTTTGCAAATATTACacgttttaaattaaaaagtttaaactctGTTTACATATTACATTAGTTTAAATAACCAAggaaataaataagaaaatgtttaataataaaaaaaagtgtttacattTAGCATACaggatttaaaattaaaggaaattttccccaaaataaaaagcaatttaaaaatggacgcttttcaacaaaaataaaagtcacgcttaaattttgaaaatgctttaaacaatttgctaaaaaaaaaatatgttagatatataaaaaattgaattgataaaaaaaaaaaatatttatttcaaatttgttagAGTTTAAAAGTAGGAGAAAGGGtagataataaaaatgcaacttttaacctatttaactatttttaaaccaacataaaaaaaaataaataaagaaattagatTACAGCTTTGCTGCAAAAAGTAGTGGTGTTTAGTGGGTGTTGGGCATTACCGTTACTTTGATATCTGCGGTAACTTTGATGGGGTTAATACATGTGACTTTTATAAGGAATGACCTTGGAAACAAAAATGTTGAATGTAAAAGAGGCCTAATTATTTGATGAGAACTCAACAGTAGTGCTTGAACCTCAATTCAAACTTCTACACTAGAGTCATTTAAGCAACCATAGAGGAAAACATTTGCTTCACATGCCTGGCATCCATTGCAATACATTTATCACAATCTCTTGATCTTTCATAAGTTTTTCTCCGAAAGTGACTGTTCCGCAAGTTATTGTTGCGAAAGAATTCATttcgacaaaaaaaatttttatcattgtttcaaaaagtaaacttttatattGGTAATACTTTGTCACTATTAAAACAGTATTTAATTACAAACATTTGGGTACAtagatgtttaatttttacaattttatttattaagagaACAAATTTTCATAATGGACTTCGAAACGTCGTTTAGCAAAAACACTCGTTTCACAATTGCTACATCCGAAAGCGctaatttcgtatatacaacTGAAGAGTATTAGAACATCTTTTCTAATCATCTTCGAAAAGGTCTTGATTGTTTTTTTCCAATCAAAacaatatatcataaaaaataaagttgttcttatcaaaataatttataaaatgctaattcgcaaatcattttattgaaaagatgGTCGATCACTAAGACCATCTTGCACAAAAAGGCATTTATCGAAAAtgcatcaaaatgtaaaaaaaccatAATCACACACCACAAAAATGTGGAACTAAAACTTGTCAAAGAAAATAACTCTAGTAAGTTTTTTagttacgtaaataaaaatctacGCAACCCCCTAAAAAATAAATCCTCTAAAAACCAATAACAGCTTTACTACCAGCAATGTTGAAATCGCTGAAGTGTTTTACAAAcactttagaaatatttttacgGTAGATGACGGAAACTTGGctaaaacaaatacttttgttaataaatatattaagatGGATTTCGTAgatttttcagcaaaaaaaaaagtttttaaaaactaaaaaatctagAACCTAGCCCATAATTTGGACCTGACGGTATACCAATATACTTTTAAAGCAGTTagcacatataatatatattccGCTTTGGCATATATTCGTATCAAGTTTTACGTCAAGCTTGTTACCAAAATTGTGGCTTTAACTTCggtttttcctatttttaaaaaaggactTAATTCAGACACTAAAAATTATAGACCTATCTACCTCACATGTGGTAGATGTCGTTTTATAGAAAGTATTGTTGGTTTAAATATCGCtgattatctaaatataaataatctaataaCACCTAATCAACTCGGCTTTTTAtccaaaagatttaaaaaatcttcttgaGTCAACTAATGACTGGAATAAAGGTTTATAGCCATTTAATTACTGACGTAGTGTACATTGATTTGACCTAAtccaaaacttttgaaaaaatttgtaatgcACGGTATAATAGATAACCCCCTTCATTGGATATCAGCATTTTTTTCCAACAGATATCAAAGGGTTCTGGTTAGAAATTCCTTATCTAATCCGACCAGCATTCCAAGTGGAGTTCCACAGGGTAGCGCATTGTGTCTTTGAGTTGTTATTCTATAATAATGGTCTCTAATGTTATATTCCAACGATATCAAGCTATATAGTTCATTTAAGGCTGCCAACAGTCACGATCTTGCTGTTgccatttataaagtttatctcTAGTCAGAAAAAAAGCAGTTAAAATTCAAATTGCGAAATGCTATAATTTGAAACGAGCATTTgcaaagtatattttgtttattttggtacaaaaaaagttaatttctcGGTTTTAATATCCTTtcgaaataacttttttccctggaattttaaaaaatcttccgGTTAACAActctaatataaatatataatatagtctcttagaattgataaatttttagatttcaaacaaggtttgagtaattttttacaaataaactaCCTCATTCCATCCAGACATGTCAACATCCATAtcataataagttttttcatttgtaattttCTCCTCGTGACtgggctaaaaaaaaaagttaacaatttttaaaggcatcaaataaatatacttccgtaattacataaaagttttaatgcatttcatttcttatttttaagtaataatatttaaaaaaatttaaaccaacaaaaaaatcaaaatataggaaaaattaACCTGAATAGAAAACAGAATTAAATTATCTTATACTTTGcagttaattgtttttatgttttgtgaattaaaaacacaaaagacTTTTTGTGCCTTAAAagcatataatttaaattttttaggtttaattttTAGCATGATATAGTTTCTTgctgaacaaaaaaaaactataaatcttaaaatggATTTTTGTTGTTCTTAAACAACACAAAGACAAACTATAATCTACacataataactataaaaagaataaaatgtgtttataagtACGAGTTTATTTAGTGGCGTGGCTGCGAACTCATGGCTTCGCTGTACGATTTTCAAAATCCTCCCCCTCTTAACGCAAGCAACTAGACAAGCagaatttttcaaatgattaataaaatcattagaattaaatgattttatgttttttatttagttatctattatattttatgttatatttattttataaataatttgtatttcgttaaatgaaaaatttgcattaaactaaaattgatttaaccattttagtaaagtttactaaattttagGAACCAATTTTCAATGACGCATAAACACGTTTGCATTTAATTGCTGCTACATCACAATCAATCAGTAATCGTTTGGTCTTAAGTCAACTCTTGATCTCGTCAAACAAACTAGTCATTTTCCATATATAGCTAAACTACTAACGCGTATTTGACCCAAAGAATTATAAAGATCCGATTTGAATCTTTTGGCCGAAAGTTCTTGACAAGTCTGGAGAAAGGGGGTTTGCGAATGACGTATATGAGATGGGGAGGGGGTCAATCATAAAAGTAGAGACactaagttaagaaaaatattataaaacgttgagtaaagtaagttaaaagcgaaggtacttttagggaggtggagggtactcaaaaaagcgtataGCAAAATGCGGgaggatggggggggggggaaaggtTGAAATAAAAGCGTCCATACGTCCATAAGTACGACCATTTACTAAACTAACACCAAACGTACAAAAAGTGAgtgtaaatttaaaacaaaatcttttacttatttaataaagtaaatttatctaaaaactttatttgcgtaatcctttttttttattgaaattttttttttgtgtgtgttgtgttgccataactttttttattttatcataggATTAAAAGTTTagtatataaatagtatattaataatattaagtaaCTAATTCTATAAATATACGGGCAATTCCACGGCggaaaatgaaaaagtagtcaaattttattcacttttttgtCAAACTTTAGCAAATGAATGTTGATGtagacacatgaaagtttatttaaaatatgtttttagtactaaaactaattaatttaagtcatttttatgccGAATTTTACGTGTTTTTATTGTCgcatgataaaaaaagtatcaaccgtgaatttatttgcataacCGAATTAATTTAGGGTGAAAATGGAGCTAACATGTTCAGTTTGTTGTTGgtcagattttaaaaatatatatatttcaagaaaataacgaaagaacttttgcaattttcatgtaacataaattaacaaaaacataataatgtttttctttctaaaatttagttaaaaaacttaaatcttttaatattatatgcgaaagattaataaatatttcgtttttacatttaaagccTGAATAACGATGCTTAGATGCTTAAATGAACACACGTTTTTAcgtaatttttatttggttaatattttttttttagtaaaacaaatcgTTTGTAAATGCAATTAAGGGGGGTCGTCAATAAAGTACTTTGTCctatatttgtcaatttttattccCTTTCCTCCTGTCACAAACAATTAGATATACCTGTACCATCTCTCCCTCCTTAACTGTAATACAGTTTTTACgtcaaaaaga is a window of Hydra vulgaris chromosome 15, alternate assembly HydraT2T_AEP DNA encoding:
- the LOC105843087 gene encoding fatty acid 2-hydroxylase isoform X2; protein product: MAPSSNNFSARFKTFTYNEIKKHCSAQDCWIIESGKVYDITRFLNQHPGGENLILSHAGNDITHYLQDKTIHLHSKSALNLLKDFQIGEVEDNITPSHEEKITNEKTYYDMDVDMSGWNEDLVNWERGMVFQAHKFGKNYFKWVHSPVVKKLRLFDSDFIEFFSKTKWWMIPLIWLPIAIIIQFYSTTRVYQNFVSEFYTSEKKVAYFFSFGFFLLGIPLWSLSEYILHRYLFHMQPSAESWFFITLHFLLHGQHHKVPFDSNRLVFPPVAAGILATPIFFFLNFILPYGLGGCTMAGMLVGYIMYDLIHYYLHHGSPDRGSYMHSLKHYHVLHHFDDHNSGFGISSKVWDYPFSTVNKKLKTK